Genomic window (Clarias gariepinus isolate MV-2021 ecotype Netherlands chromosome 4, CGAR_prim_01v2, whole genome shotgun sequence):
taaatcaaaaaataaacaaggctGAGAAAGCACAAAGAAGCGTAAACCTCTCCGTCCTGAAGGTTTGGAAAAACCAATAGCTTTAgttctgactgttacaaagcgccgacactggagactccttccatgagtGATACCGTGTTACACAAACATCTCCTTACTAAAAACTTCCCCTCAATCAACAGTCAATGTGGCTGATGCTCTGTACATGTGTATAATGTCTATAagtgagctgttactatggaaacgacaACATGTCAGAGTGAGCGTGTTAATATCAACAGATATGAGCCGCTGTtacagagaattaatcaacacctttttACCAGAACATAACGGCACGGTgggattgtatttatttatttattctttaaccAGCAACATTTATCAGAGGACACGTGCATggaataaacataatttatttgaaatgaaaTAGCTATTTAATTTCttagaattttctttttatgataTTACTTCTTAAACAAATTTCTGGGATTTCCAGAATTTTTTGAAATAGCCTTGAAATTTCCtacccacccacacacccaccgTACCCTAccctaccgttcaaaagtttggggtcactttcaattttctttgtttttgtttagtgatttattttctacattctacaacaatactggggatttcaaaaaactataaaataacacatatggaattaggtaattacgtaacaacaagaaaaacaacagttagttgttattttaagacacagaggtcagcctttctgtaatagttcttgcgagaacagtattgtcaaatgcatttgcaaaacccgtcaagcaccataatgaaactgtctctcatgaaggccgtcccaggagggcgagaccaaaacctacctctgccacagacgaggagttcatttagagttatcagcctgaaaaatgaccaattaacagcacctcagattagaggcgttatgaagtctttacagagcagaagtagcagaaacatctcaccattaactgttcaaaggagattaatgcattttttggacgccttcagcattcctttacaatgtagaaagaaataaaaatcaggaaccatcatggagttagaaagtgttctaaaacttttgaacagtaatctatctatctatctatctatctatctatctatctatctatctctctatttATCTATGAGGGTGAGTTAAACAGTATCCGCACTCTTGCTGTAGAATGTATTATAACAAATTTTTAGAAAAGGcaaaagcataatttttttgacaTATTCTTCTCGCTTTTTAATAAACGTTGTCCTTCTGTCAACAAGCTCTTAAATCCCTCATCCCTCAAAAACGCTTTAGGCTGAGCTATGAATCACgacaccgctgtcttcacttcttcatcagaagtgaatcttcatcctcgtaGGGCTGACTTTAAgcgaccaaacaggtgaaagtctgaaggcgggagatcaggactatagggaggacacTTATAGGACACTATAGGGAAGACCTCAATAAGAAGTGCTCCCTCTTGATGGCTAACACTTATGACTTTACATGAATTTCTCAATCCATTCGTACACAACAAAACACTCCAGACTGAAAATAAGCACCAGGTTCACCCTCAGGTCACAAGAAATGAATCACGACACGTTGCTCTACTTTTGTGTAAATTACACACGGGGCATCTGTTGTTCTCTCATCACAGTAAGAACTGATGGACTGATgaaacacgttcacacctgaaCAGCGGTGACCAGGGAGACTGGAGCCTTGAACAGAAAGCTCTGATGGACAGTACGGTCCCAGAGGGTCCGAAGTGGATATTTTTTACTTAGCctcatatctatctatctaaaaataatgttttttttaaatatatttcttagATACAGCAGTGTTAATACAATagactatttttaaataatgtttctattttatacaaattagtCAGAATCTACAGTGTATTTAGGGGTTAAGGGTTTTGATTAACTCAGACTCCTCAAATAGACTTTGAGCAGGACACTAATTAACAACGCTACTCAGTTTGTCGTGTCCTCACCATCAGTTTTATCATAGTTTCCATTCTGCACTCATGAGGCCATTGATAAAGCCGTGTGTGATTGGTGCTGATGGTGAAAGGTCTCTCTCGAAGAATGCTAGGTCTGATGTGATGACCTTGAGCTTGTCTCCTGCAGTGATCTCTTCCTCTCTATACACTTCCtgtctgaggtgtgtgtgtatgtgtgtgtgtgtgtgtgagagattgagagagagagagagagagagagaaaaagaacttCCTGCTCTCTAATTCTTGCAGATCCTTAAAGCACATGATCAGGcgccattgtgtgtgtgttctagtcCCGGGTTTAGACTACTGTATGAGATTTTTATTGTGTGGAAATCGTAAGGGGTGCTTGATGAGATGAGAATCGGTCTTCAGGTTATGTTTTTTACGAGTTACAGCCCTTTATACTTGCTATATAAACGATCCAAATTTGAGATTTCTTTTCAGCAGTTGAACAACTGTTTCGGCGATGCTTAGCACAGCTAGCAAAATAAAACCATCAGTGTTAGTACTTGCTGTACTACGCCAAATAGCACTCAGTCATACCAGCTCGCTATATCAATATTATCGGGGGAACAATCTTTTTCAGATTCTCTGTCAGTTATATGCTAGCTAAGCTTCAGAAAGCCAACATAGACAATATTATAATTCTACATAATGACtaataattgaataaaagtGGTTTCAAATTCTTTTCAGAATAGCTAGCAGGCTAACTCACTGGTTTTTAAGTGATTTCTAGTATCTTGATAATTACATGAAGTCACATAGCATGCTAACACATAGCGTTAAATATCACTTGAACAGCCTTTGAGATACCCGAAGGGATAGGGAGGAGGGTGTGATGAAGCACGGGTATCTTCGAGGAGTGTGTCTACTCACTGGCCAGCTGGAACAGGGCAGCGATGGCCTCCTCCCACCAAGGGGAATCCTGGGTAATGCACTTTATCTTCAGAATCCCCAGCAGGAAGATGAGCTGACCCAGAGTGAGAGCCACCGTCGCCATCAGGTTACACGCCCGCATCATGTCGAACTGAACTGAGACCAGAAACACGAAGCGTTCAGTACAAACACACAGCATCGAGAATTTAGTATTAATAAAACTAACTGATATGCAACACTGCTTAAACCGCTTACAGTTGGTTGTTTTCCTAAAACATCACGTCCCCGAGTGTCTTATTTATCTCACACCACAGGAATTTATTAACAGTTAATATAATGTtgcattatataaaatttagtATCTTAACTATATATCACTTTATTCTGTTCTAAACAATCATAACCCAGAATTTAGCAGTGCCGAACCTGCCTTCAAAATAAGCAATTATTGCTTTATAATCTAATAAATAACTttgatattatattttatacatatatgtattataaatttgaacaaacaatttttttatttttttaaattatttattttatagaagCACAGACTAAGCACGACTCCATAACCTAAAGTGCTTGTAATTGATTTGTGTGAATCTCTGAAGCGTGTTGTGTGAGATTaagtttaaataaacttaacatgTGAGAATATCTTGAATATAGTAAAATGAAGCTAGTGTTCATTTAACGTTTAGAAATAGTGTTGTTCTGTTGGAAGATAATTGAGctgtttttacaaaaacacttatTTATAGAAAGAAGCAAAAACATCCACCAAtagaaagatataaaaatacagtTCAAAGCTTGAAATCAGAAAGTTCCTATGTTCCTTTACGCTAAGATGTCGTGAATGAGTCCTGCATTTAAGTCATAACTCACTTGTGAGCAGAAATATTTATAGGATTTAACACAATGAGATCTGAGAACTAGCCATTAAAATATTTCAGGAATGTGAGCCGATCTTATTGTCTTTTTGTgaggagactttttttttccatgcatgtgGATTTGGGGATTATGGAGACATTCATGTTTTGTCCTTACAAAAAGATTAActttgggaaaaaaacagtattttactcTGATTGTTGCTCTGGGCTTAATGATCATGTGgggatattgtgtgtgtgtgtgtgtgtgtgtgtgtgtgtgtccatgcatGTATAAAGAATCTCAGTCACAGGATCCTGAGATATCCtgattcaggtgtgtgtgagcagatCCTAAGGCAGATGTGTTGTCCCACACACAGCTGTACCATGTGAGCATCACTTCCTGTCAGCTACAGTCCTCTGCTCTGTCCTTCCTTTTCCCGTGTCTAAATTTGCACGGATGTACCAGTTATGGTCGACTCATGAGTGTGTCCTCTATTTTCACACCAGATCACACTGCTCAtggtgtgtatacacacacaaacacacacttgtgtTACTACTTCCACAGTGATGGAGTGTCCAGGTAGAATTCTGGCTGATGGTGTGTGTTATTATGTAATTGAATTAGGCAGAGAGTTTAGTTACATGATTACATCACAGCGCTGCCGAGTTTATTAGTTTTTGCTAACGACAGCTGTGACGCTAGTGCACACATTTATGTTAATGTAATCCTTCTAATACCTaatcgtttccatagtaacagatCTTTCACTGTGACGTCTACAGTGCACGATAGGGAAATTGTTGATGTGATGACGCTTTCTGTAAGGTGTGtaaggagtcttcagtgtcagtgctttgtaactgATTTAAAAGGTTTGACGGGGTGATTGTTGGTATATTACAGTGTTAAACTGTATCATCAGCTGTAGCTAAACATAACATTCTTTGGATCTATGGAACAAGTGTGTGTTTCTTGTTATTTGCCTCATTAGTCTGTATTTTGTGTGTCTGATTTGAGATTTAGAGgcgagtgtttgtgtttaaagatGAATTTGTACAAAATTCCTGGCGTGAATTAAACAGGTGATTTTGATGAACCCAAATATGGAGCTCAGTGCCGTCGTAACCCGATTCTGAATACTGATCCACTGTAGTGGAGGTGGAGGGACGCTTGGTTCACTACTGACAACAAGTGCTTAGTAAACATCTGTTTGCTTTGATCATCCTAGTTTATTCATTACacctaattttattttatacagtgtTTTTACAGTCGACTGGAAAATAAAGTGTACTGACGCTGTGTAAAAGTCAAGTGTGaaagtacacacacagacaaaactgACTGAATTTggatttttagttatttaaaaaaacaccttCACGTTACTTCTGTTTACAAACAAACATCATTGTGTGTGAGTTAAAggggaaaatgtaaataaaaataaaacgtaCATTATATCATATTTTTGAACAAATATATAGATTATGTATATAATCTATGTGGACTGTATAGTATTTCTCCAAACCAGTTAAGTATTTAAATTAAGCTGTTtaaatcaggccccttatccccagtgaaggacaatcttaatgctCCAGCATACCACGACATCTTGGACAGTGCTATACTTCCAACTTTTTAGCAGCAGTTTATTAAAGGTCCTTTtatattccaacatgactgcacaaagcaaggactataaagacatggtttgatgagttcggtgtggaagaagtTGACCGGgccgaacacagagccctgaccctgacacctcaaccccatcgagcacctttgggacgaactggaacggagattgtgagccagaccctttcgtccaacatcagtcCCTGACCTCATAAACTCTCTACAGAATAAATAGACACAAATTCACACCGAAACACTCCAACATTTTGTgaacagccttccaagaagagtggaagctggtagagctgcaaaagggggaccgaCTCTATATTGAtatgtatgtatttggatacaatgtcattgcaggtttggccaaatactttttttgtccATATTACAGTGTTAAACTGTAGCCTCAGCTGTAGCTAGACAAGGCATTCTTCATTCATCTATTATATACATCAGGACCTATGGAACAAACGTATATACaacataaatatgtatataatacaCTAAGTGACAACTGATAACAAGTGCTTATTAACCTCTGTCCGCTGTCCTCATGGATGGCACCGAGCTCCATATTTGGTTTCATAAAAATCACCTGTGTTCGTTTCACGACAGGAATTTTGTACAACATCATCTATACAACCatctttaaacacaaacactcaccTTTAATCAGAGACAGAAAACACGGACTAATGAGGGAAATAACAAGAATTGTCTTAAGGGagaaatgttatatattaaGAGCTAAAAGTACAAATATAATCTAGACGCAACATGCTTCCATTATCATCACAGTTTTAAGGCTttaccacattttattttttaataacaatctTCAGACTCCGCTGCTTGATTGCGTTTTGGGGAAAGGAATGTCATGGTCATGGGTTTGGTTAATActgttaatacacacacacacactcacgtttGACAGTGTTGTGTGACTCCATCTTTCCCGCGAGGTCGGCTCCCCAGCCGAGGGTCTGGCAGGGTGGGCTGGTGACGGGGGCTTGTGACTGCGTGTGTGTATCCGTATCATGCATACACATCTTCCAGAGCCCCACGCTGCGCTTGCGTCCCCCGTCCAGCTCCTGCAGAGTCCAGCCCGAGCCCAGCGCCGCCACCACGTTCAGCACCAGTGACACCAGCGCCACGGCAACGGCCACCAGCACCAGCCTGCCCACGGCCATGcgctccaacacacacacactcatacacacacacgtgcggaAATTTAGAAGCGGAGACTTGTACGATGTGAAAGAGCTCAGCTAGAGAACATCTCCGCTCATTATGATTAGCGCGCGTATCCGTAATTCATCCTCAGCCTTCCTCTTCGGTCTTcggggcttcacacacactcaggctcGTCCCGATCAGCTCCACGGccatcacacacatgcatacagatcCACAAGAACACACTTCTGTCTCCGGCTCAAAACCTCAACTCCCAGATTCTCTTCAACTCCATTCAAGGACAACTATTGATTGCTTTCTCTGatcagatctctctctctctctctctctctctctctctctctctctctttttctcttcctttctttctctctatgaTAAGTCTTCAGATAGCTCTCTCTGTTTGTGGTTAAATCTTTGTCTATGTTTAGTTCTCgcctcctctctccctctctctcagtgtTCAGTTCTCTCGTCGTGGTCAAATCTCTCTCTGTAtttagatctctctctctctctctctctctctctcgctctcttgctCTGTGTGTTCAGATCTCCTTCTCTGTGCTTGTACAGCTGTGTGTTGGGGCTTGCCTGAGGAGTtgggggagttttttttccccctcattccTCTCTATTTCCCAGAGACACAGGACAGTCTCTCGCTTCCCCTCCCTCCCCcctctctttccttttctttcactTGAAATATGAATGCACCTCAATTTATCTGCcaacaaatctctctctctcgctctctctcgctctctctctctctctctctctcgctctctctctctctctctctctctctgtctctctctcgctctctgtgaCAAACATGTAACTCCAGCAACAGGATGCGTTTCCTGAGAGGAAAACAGGCACAGTAAAGAATACAACGccccttctgtctgtctctctgtatttctttctctttctctctctctctgttaatgCAGGGTTGAGAGTTGAATTGTaatgcagtacagtatgttgcgTTTGGATGCTTTTTGCCTCTAAATGCTGTGCACACTTTTCTTCCTTCTCCAGCTCAGGGCCCCCAAATATTCGGGGAATTTCCTGTTGCCCAACTTTAATAAACAGCCCACATCTGTATccactaaaagagagagagagagattcagagCAGGGAGATTCAGGGATAAATGAAGACCAGATGGGTGGGGAATTTGGGGAATTTGGGGTCGGAGTAAGTATTAGTGATATGTCAAGCAAGAGACATAAATAAAGGCAATGACAAGAATCAAGAGAACCTGCAGAGCTTAAGAGCGATATGGCCTAGAGAATATTCAACAAAGTCTAACCTCAAAGTTATTTTACGAAGTACGTCAGTTCCTGCATACGCTAAACACTAACAGTGTGGCGGTGACACAATAGATTAGTGGTAAATTAGTCATAATGTACGTAATAAAAGGTCACATCAAGAATTTGGTTCATGGGCATCATGGGAAATACGGATTAGTTTATAGAAAATCGCGGAAGTTCCGGTCGTTTATTTCACCGTCGACTTTGGATGAATGTTCTGGGTACATTATAGGTCTTATCTGGTTCATCCCCAGAGTGttaccacaaagttggaagcacacaGTTGTACAGAACAGCTTTGTCTTTGTACCAGCATTATAATTTCCTTTCAGTGGAAAGCTTTCCCAGAATAGTGGAGCTTATTACAACAACAGAGCAGAACTAAATCTGGAAGGATATCTCCAGTAAATAcacatgggtgtgatggtcaggggtgCACTAACATTTGCCCATACATACGTGTATAGTGCGTGTATGGACATTTTGTCGTTGGGGGATGGTGCAGAAGAATGCAGGACTTCACTTAGGGTGGGTACAAGTTGTCTCTAACAACCCAAGCTTCAGCAATTCCCAAAGAAAAACCTGGAAAACCCAAAGATATCCTTCTACAGCTTggcttcctttatttattttttattatgatgatAATTGGATGGACGAATGATCAAGAAAATCTTTCTGAAGTTCAATACCAACACCCAGAGCAGGCCTACATGTCAAATTAAGTCCAATTATACTTGACAGTCCAAACTATGTGGATCgctatcataaaaaaaacacattaattatAAATTCAGCAGATTCTGTAGTGGAGAAGGTTTGTGGTGAAATCTGCACATTCTTAAAAACCTCACCTGTTATTGTTGGCCTTTTTGAGAAAGTAAAATATGTTTCCCCTGTACATGTGTAGCTCCTGGATGCATTTACTGTAGGTTTTTCTTTTAAGCGAATCTAGAGTTCCTGCCAGTGGGACactgaaaaaagaaagcagcTTTTCAGGATGAGATGAGTATGAGAATATTACCCaaaaataagtgaataaatacaatttgcAGATTTgaaattatgatttcatttattaaggggaaaaaagctatTCAAGCCTGTCTGTTCCCATGTGAAGAAGTCATtgataaatcatgaatgaactgtgatttttggaaagctgagttcCACTCGCCACACCCAGGCCCGAGTACTGCCAGATCTGTTGGCTCAAGTAATCGCTTAAGTAGAACCTGGCTGAAAAAGTGAAGCAGAATAAAAGATCTCAAAAAGCAACACGATCTAAAGCAGTTCAAAAACAGATAAGTAACAAAGTCATTGACATTAATCAGTCTGGAAAGTGTTACAAAGTCATTTATagggcaaatacttttccacAGCAGTTCATGTACAATACTTACACAGAGATGTTAAAACAAACCATTCCTATTCATGTTGgactttataatattataataactcGGCTCTGTGGCAGGACAGGGAGCTCCTCCTCTGACATCACTATTAATAgatcatttacataattttttttattgcacttaAATGATCGAATCTTTTCATTCTCTcgtttattaatatttcaactTGCTGGTGCACCTTATGTACAGTAACTTAAATTCACACCTTTTTATACCTTCATCATGTACATAGAAAtagtttattcttattattcacACCATTTTTGTCCCATCAATGCACCTTAAATTGTAAACAGTGTATCTTAGTATTTATTCATTAACTTTACCCTAGTTTAATTTTCGTGATTTTTGCTTGTCGTTTACTTGTTGTATAATCTGTGACCTTTTTGCTGTTTTGATACAATTTCCctttgagattaataaagtactctctctatctatctatctatctatctatctatctatctataaaagCAGGTGCTAGTCATGAAGCCAGTTCAAAGCACTTTGTTTAGTCCATGTTGTATAGTGTAAACCTGCTTGATATGACACTTTCTTGGAAGGTTCATCAGTTTGTCTTGATGCACTAGGATGCATATAAAGAGGGTccaattgttaaaaaaagaaaaacagaaatattgtgttataaaataaacaccagCCAAACAACCCCACAATCATGGGGTAACACATCCCAAACCACTGTGCTGCTGCTCATATCTTACATGGCAAATTCCTAAATCATTATTATCTATCCAGGGGATTATCGAACAATGATTCCAACATGGCACAAACCTCAGCGACctcataaaacatgtttttttgtttgttcttctgtgtgtttgtgcttcaGCGAGGCCGTGTGGGAGAACATGGCTCGGATGTGTGTGAAGACTCGGCGTCTGGATGTGGCGCGCGTGTGTCTGGGTAACATGGGGAACGCCCGAGCAGCTCGCGCACTCAGAGAGGCGGAGAAGGAGCCGGAGCTGGAGGCACGAGTCGCAATGCTGGCTACACAGCTCGGCATGctggtgagacacacacacacacacacacacacacacacacacatgtgcacagtGACTATTTATACACCCTGAATCATCACTTTATCAGCCGGGTTATCAGGTCCATCTGCTTTATACCAGATACTACACTTCCTATTATTctgctttgtgtttaattagAAAGTAATCATCTTGTTCCTCACACAGCGGTGTGTTATATTAAAGATCTAAGGATTAGTGCTTCTGTTCACTCTTTAATCTCACCAGGATCCTGCAGGTAAGTAGCTCTCATGTGAGAACTCTCATTCACAAAGGACGCCTTCAGTTCACTGGAGATCTGGATCTTCATCTGGacttctgtaaagctgctttcattaccttttacatttattatttaaatatatattatatacagtggaacctcagtaATATAAATGCCCTCCCTTACTAATTGAAATGTtgcaacaatttatttaattttttttgcatcagcattcaaagcattttcagcagacgaataaaccaaaccaaatgcCGGCTACGTAAGTCGCGCGTACGTCCAGGAGCCGTTTAGAACTCGACTATTTCAATCAAAAGCCAAGCAACTTTTTTTCTGTCGGCAAAAACTGTTTCAAAAGAATCAGCTCACAATATCAATGTTTTCACACtttttctgcatttacattatttcttatgggaacaTTTGTATAGCAATATAACTTTTTGCCTTAAGATTAATATCTACAGTACTTTTCATTACAATAtctgtgtttaaaaattattcataaataaaactAGTTTCCAATCCCGATTGTGAGAcatgtgcattaggcatgctttGGCCATGGAAACATGTTTAAGGGaccttttttatcattttatgaAGTTGCATCTTAACTGAATCTTTCcaagaaattataataatatttatttatttatttatttatttcagtttaaagtTCAGGTCTGTAATAGGAATTTTTGCTCCTTTGACTGATGTACCTCTTCTGCACCACATAAgtcctttatttgtcacatatacattactgcacggTGAAATTCCTTATTCCTCTTATATCCCAGCTTTTTGTTAGTCACTTATTTTCGGGTCAGGTATTTCAcggtgcccctggagcagacagggttaagggcccctCCGCTGGCTTGTTGCTAAGTTCTGCTGCTCTGTTCTCAGCAGGAGCTCATCTACACTATGTCATGTGCAGGATAGAACTGACGACTGAGGTGAACCCAACAGCAGACGCAGGGGCAAAGAGAAATTTTGAGGATGTATTTTAACAGATTGAAGTTTGCAGGTTTAAGCACATTTGAACAATGaatgagcagtgtgtgtgtgtgtgtgtgtgtgtgtctgtgtgtgtgtggtgagattCCAAGTCCGTAAGTCAGGCGAGGTCATGCACAGAGATAGATCCAGAAACAGATGATATTTTAAGATGCAAAGGTGATGGatgaaatccaaaaaaaaaaaaaaaaaaaaacaatcaaacagcCAGCATCAAACACAGATAATAATCAATGGATAATTATGGATACATAATATGACTTGTATTTTAGATGGAATATTAACAGATAGACATGGACAACTCTAAGCCTTATGTGTCTCCACTTTCACTCCCCCTAGTAACCAGTGTTACTGCTGGAGAAAGAATAAAGCACTAACTAACTGACTATTATCTACACAGCTGTGTTCCCGTTCCACTGATTGATGGGGTAGGAGGGTGCAAATACTTTAGAGTTATAATGTGATTccttgtgtgtactgtatataggatGAAGCCGAGGCTCTGTATCGTTCCTGTGGGAGGTTCGACCTGTTGAATAAGTTTTATCAGGCGCGTGGTGATTGGCAGAAAGCCATCGAAACGGCTGATGGTCACGACCGCATCCACCTGCGCAGCACCTACTACAGCTACGCACAACACCTGGAGAACACGGGGGACAAGACCCTGGCCCTTACCTAGTGagcacacacaccatgtctgtTCACTGAATCTGTGACTCTAACGTAGCTTTTATTACGTATTAATgattctgtctttctctcttagTTACGAGCGTTCTGATACACACCGGTTCGAGGTTCCCCGCATGCTGATGGAGGACAGTGTGTCTCTGGAGCTCTACATCAACAAGATGAAGGACAAGTGAGTGCTGAGCCCTGATTGGTTCTGAGCTTTATTACCAGACTGCATATGAACTAGCTGATCTCTCGTGTGATCTGTCTGACCTGGACAGGTGTCTGTATAAGTGGTGGGGTCATTATCTGGAGAGCCA
Coding sequences:
- the tmem204 gene encoding transmembrane protein 204, with product MSVCVLERMAVGRLVLVAVAVALVSLVLNVVAALGSGWTLQELDGGRKRSVGLWKMCMHDTDTHTQSQAPVTSPPCQTLGWGADLAGKMESHNTVKLQFDMMRACNLMATVALTLGQLIFLLGILKIKCITQDSPWWEEAIAALFQLASFMLVIGLVSFYRIGPRTNLSYSCYVNIAACLLATLAAAMLIWNILHRRDDCTGPPVIVIRRSLAMNFTPRIENEYVESPC